The Pseudomonas hefeiensis genomic sequence CTCCAGCACCGAATCCCGCCGTAAATGTTCGGCCAGATGCCGACGGCCCATTTCCAGCACCGCCTGCAACTGCGCGAATTTCGCCGGTCCCAGCCCCAGTTGCGCGTTGAAGGTGCGCAGATCAGCCTCGAGCAAAACCCGCAGGCCACCAAATTGATGCAGCAGGTGTCGCGCCAAGTCCACCGCACTTTTACCGGACACGCCGGTTCGTAAGAAAATTGCCAGCAACTCGGCGTCTGAAAGACTTCCCGCCCCCAATGCCAGCAACCTCTCCCTTGGCCGCTCGGCCAGCGGCCAATCGCGAATACTCATAGCATCTCCCTGATTGTGGGCGCCGCTGTTCCGTAGCGGTCGCTGTGATATCGTAGCCCATCTTTTTTGCAGGCGATTTGCACCCAGGCAGGCTGCTGCCCCGGGGTTCGCCCTGCACTGACCACTGAAATCGAAAGGCAGGCCTATGCAGCGGCTGTATCGGAAACGCATCGTTCTGGGCGTCGGCGGCGGCATTGCCGCCTACAAGAGCGCCGAGCTGGTCCGCAGGCTTATCGACCAGGGCGCGGAAGTGCGGGTCGTCATGACCCGTGGCGGCAGTGAATTCATCACCCCGCTGACCATGCAGGCCCTGTCCGGGCACCCGGTCCACCTGGACCTGCTCGATCCGGCGGCTGAAGCCGCCATGGGTCATATCGAACTGGCCAAGTGGGCCGACCTGGTGCTGATCGCCCCGGCCACGGCCGACCTGATCGCCCGCCTGGCCCAAGGCATCGCTGATGACTTGCTGACCACCCTGGTGCTCGCCACCGACGCCGTGGTTGCCATCGCGCCGGCCATGAACCAGGCCATGTGGCGCGACCCGGCCACCCAGGCCAACCTGCAATTGCTTCAGAGCCGCGACCTGAAAGTCTTTGGCCCGGCTTCCGGCAGCCAGGCCTGCGGCGATGTCGGCATGGGTCGCATGCTCGAAGCCAATGACCTGGCCCAGTGCGCCGCCGACTGCTTCCAGCGCCAGGCGCTGACCGGCAAGCATGTGCTGATCACCGCCGGACCGACCCAGGAAAACATCGACCCGGTGCGCTACATCACCAACCACAGCTCCGGGAAAATGGGCTTCGCCCTGGCCGAAGCCGCCGTGGAAGCCGGTGCCCGGGTCACGCTGATCACCGGCCCCGTGCATTTGCCCACCCCTGATCGGGTGACCCGCATCGACGTGGTCAGCGCCCGGGACATGCTGGCGGCCTGCGAAGCGGCCATCCCGTGCGACCTGTTCATCGCCTCGGCGGCGGTGGCGGACTACCGCCCCGAAGTCGTCGCCCCGCAAAAATTGAAGAAAGACCCTACAAGCGGCGACGGCCTGTTGCTACAAATGGTGCGTAACCCGGACATCCTCGCTACCATTGCTACCCGTCCCGACCGTCCGTTCAGTGTCGGCTTCGCCGCCGAAACCGAGCACTTGCTCGATTACGCCGCGCGCAAGCTCAAGGACAAGAACCTGGACTTGATCGTCGCCAACGACGTCGCCAACCCGAGCATCGGTTTCAACAGCGAAGAAAACGCCTGCAGCGTGATCGACCGCCAGTTGCACGCCACCCTTTTCGCCCAGACCAGCAAGAGCAAGATTGCCCGCCAGCTGATCACTTTTATCGCCGAACGGCTGAACCAGGTTTAATTGACATGCACGCCCTACAAGCCAAAATCCTCGACCCTCGCATCGGCACCGAATTCCCCCTGCCGCAATACGCCACGCCGGGCTCCGCCGGCCTCGACCTGCGAGCGATGCTCAAGCAGGACACGATCCTCGAACCGGGCCAGACCTTGCTGATTCCAACCGGCCTGTCGGTGTACATCGGCGACCCGGGCCTGGCTGCCCTGATTCTGCCGCGCTCGGGCCTGGGCCATAAACACGGCATCGTACTGGGCAACCTGGTGGGCCTGATCGACTCCGATTACCAGGGCGAACTGATGGTGTCGTGCTGGAACCGCGGTCATACGACATTCAATATCGCCGTGGGCGAGCGCATCGCCCAACTGATGCTGGTACCGGTGGTCCAGGCCCACTTCGAACTGGTAGAAGAGTTCGACGAGAGCCAGCGCGGCGCTGGCGGCTTCGGACATTCCGGCAGCCACTGATCCTGCTGTTTCAGGCCGGGCGCCCTTCCCGGCCCGTTTATTAAGCTTCTGTTTCAGGACGAAAAATGCATCAAGGCTTGCTGCAAGGTTTCCCGCCCGGAATCAACGTATTAGGCGATGGACGTCGAGGTAACGCTGTCTCATGGCACTTTCCCACCACGAACTCTCTGTCAAAAACGCCGTCATACCCTTCAGTTTGAGCCTGCCGACGCGAACCGCCGGCCTCTCCAGTCATCTTCCTGATAGAGCACCTCGCCCATGAACACCCCAGCCGCAATCGCACCGATCTTCCCTGACAGCATCTTCCGCGCCTACGACATCCGTGGCGTGGTGCCGGAGACCCTCACCGCCGAAACCGCCTATTGGATCGGCCGCGCCATCGGCTCCCAGAGCCTGGCCCAGGGTGAACCGAACGTGTGCGTTGGTCGCGATGGCCGCTTGTCCGGCCCCGAGCTGGTTGAACAATTGATCAAAGGGGTTGCCGACAGCGGGTGCCATGTCAGCGACGTGGGCCTGGTGCCGACGCCAGCGCTCTACTACGCCGCCAACGTGCTGGCCGGTAAATCCGGTGTGATGCTCACCGGCAGCCACAACCCGTCGAACTACAACGGCTTCAAGATCGTCATCGCCGGCGACACCCTCGCCAACGAGCAGATCCAGGCCCTGCACACCCGCCTCAAGACCAATGACCTGAGCAGCGGCCAGGGCAGCGTCACCAAGGTGGATATCCTCGAGCGCTACAACGATGAAATCGTCAAGGACGTGAAGCTCGCCCGCCGCCTGAAAGTGGTGGTTGATTGCGGCAACGGCGCGGCCGGCGTGATCGCCCCACAACTGATCGAAGCCCTGAACTGCGAAGTCATCCCGCTGTTCTGCGAAGTGGACGGCAACTTCCCCAACCATCACCCG encodes the following:
- the coaBC gene encoding bifunctional phosphopantothenoylcysteine decarboxylase/phosphopantothenate--cysteine ligase CoaBC, translated to MQRLYRKRIVLGVGGGIAAYKSAELVRRLIDQGAEVRVVMTRGGSEFITPLTMQALSGHPVHLDLLDPAAEAAMGHIELAKWADLVLIAPATADLIARLAQGIADDLLTTLVLATDAVVAIAPAMNQAMWRDPATQANLQLLQSRDLKVFGPASGSQACGDVGMGRMLEANDLAQCAADCFQRQALTGKHVLITAGPTQENIDPVRYITNHSSGKMGFALAEAAVEAGARVTLITGPVHLPTPDRVTRIDVVSARDMLAACEAAIPCDLFIASAAVADYRPEVVAPQKLKKDPTSGDGLLLQMVRNPDILATIATRPDRPFSVGFAAETEHLLDYAARKLKDKNLDLIVANDVANPSIGFNSEENACSVIDRQLHATLFAQTSKSKIARQLITFIAERLNQV
- the dut gene encoding dUTP diphosphatase; this encodes MHALQAKILDPRIGTEFPLPQYATPGSAGLDLRAMLKQDTILEPGQTLLIPTGLSVYIGDPGLAALILPRSGLGHKHGIVLGNLVGLIDSDYQGELMVSCWNRGHTTFNIAVGERIAQLMLVPVVQAHFELVEEFDESQRGAGGFGHSGSH